AGGAATCTGGATAATAAATAGTGATTATTGTAGCGAGAATAGGTGGGTTCTGAGGTTTGCCTTTTTGTGCTTTATACCCAATTTCTTGCCACACGTTATACAAGCTTATCGCCGGATTTCATTATAGATATCTAACCATCCCCCCCGCCTCGAAGTACACAAGCCCTAGTCCGATGTCATTCTGATATCATGCCCGACGTAACTGTCAACCCGTCCAAGATAATCTTGCCAGCAGCTTTACGAAGACAACAAGAGGATTTTCTTATAGATCTGTGAACAATATCCTAAATCCTGTCAGACTTTCTGGCGACATCTTGACGGATACTCACACCCACTTCACGGATGCCGAGAGAGACCGCCTGGATAGGACACTCATTAAGGAACGGGCAAACGTGACTTTCCATCACATAGTGCGATAATCCTGCTGGGGCTACAGGCTTGAGATAAAGGCGTCATTGAACCCTTGCTTTCTGAGAGGTGGCATTTCTGTCCTGGCTGCTGCAACACTTGCATAGCCCTGGAGACGAACACGGTGGAAAAGCCCCAGATTTTTTAGAGTTCGTATCTCCAAATAAACATCATATCCTTTTTTTTCAAGCAACCTTACCAAACGCTCGGCCGTTGCCCTTTCCCGAAAGGACCCCACCTGGATAACCACGTTTCCGGCTTTGGCAGCATCCTTCTTCAAATCTGGCACACAGGCGGCAGCGCTGGTCGCTTTTTCATCGGGTTTTTCCTTAGACAAAATACTATGTTTCAACGTCGTGTCCGCTTTCTTTTTAAAATTGACCTGCCACGTGTTTCCGTCAGGAGATTCATTCTTATCTCCGTAAGCTGCCTCAGTATTCACCGAAGACTCACCTTTCTTAGTTTCCAACAACACTCCGGCAGATCTCCGGTGTTCGTAAATATGTGGCCTCACCGCATCCTTGTCATGTTTAATCTTTTCATCCGACAACCTTGCCATGGCAACCAGAGGAACCATTGAGGTCTGTCGATGAGCGACTTGCTGCCCCAGAGCCCAGGATTTATGGGGACCATTCGACTGGCTTGGACTGCCGACTCGGATTGTGGGATGACCTGGAAGGGGATCAGCGCTCTCCACCTTAAGCCGGTAATTTGCCACGAGAAGCCCAATAACAAAAAAGACGCAGACGGCGAGCATCAGGCTTGCAGCGAAGGCAAACCGAGCATGAGATATACCGCGCTTTAACTGAGGGTCGGACTCCTCTAGGGAAAAGGTCGCTTGGCTACAACTAGACAAAAAAGAGGACTTCCAACAGAGATCTCCACAGGCTTTTTTGACTACACGTGCCTTGATTTTTCGCTCTCCCAGTGCATACGCAGTCAGGAGGGCATTGTCGCAAAGGGTATTGATATTGCGGGGTACCCCCCTAGAGTGTTGCCAGACCAACCGTTGAGCTCTGCGGGTGAAGAGAGACGGGGCCGTATAATCTGCCACGTCAAGGTAATGCTGGATGTACTCATATGTTTCTTTTTCATTCAGAGGGGTGATACGTCGTTTCACACTCACCGAATCATCGACAGGAGGCGCTTCAGCTTGTTTCAGCTTGTCGTCGAGTTTAGGCAGTCCGCAGAGGACGACTTGGATCAGTTTATGCCTGTGATATTCTTGGTTGGAAAGGAGCAGCAGGTTTTCCATAGCGGAGCCGTCGAGATTCTGGGCCTCGTCCACCATCAGCGCCACGTTGCCACCTCTTGCCAGTTGCTGGATCGCAAAATCGTTCAGCCGATGCGATGCCTCGACTTTAGACAGACCCTCATCTGGCTCTGCTATGCCCAGATCTACCAAGGCCATCGCCAGTATTTCCTCAAAGGTCATGGTGGTATTGGAAATGTAAGCTACCTTGGTTTTCTCATTGAGCTTGCCCAGCATCGTCTTGAGCAGTGTCGTTTTGCCAGCGCCCAGGTCACCCACAATCGTTATCAAGCCACGTCGCTCGCCAATCGCGCAGGTCAAGGCCGAGAGCGCCTCACGATGTCCTGAGTTAAGGTAAAGAAATTTCGGGTTCATCGTGACATCAAAAGGCTTTTCCGATAATCCAAAAAAAGCGCAATACACTGTTGCTTTCCTCGCAGGACACCATCAGGGGTTATTACGCAAAGGCTAATTAGGGATAAACATTTAACATCATTTTATGGGAAAATCAAGTGCAATAAAAGCAGGTTAGGCGTTCGTCAAAAAAATTGATAAACGTACTAGGCGTTGTGTGATGCCTCTCTGGTTTACGCAACATATTGGCTCTGAGCTCCGTAGTTAGGCTGCTATAATCCTGTACAGGTCTTGGTGGCCGGGTTTCTGCCAAGAGTTGTGAAAACTCCGATGAAGGAGTTGGAGATATTTTGACCCATTACTAGCGCCACAGTCGTGCCACACCGCCCGCGAGGCCACGCCCCGTGCGGGGTTTTCACGGGTTCAAATCCCGTCTCGTGCCTAGCAGGGGAAAACAAGGAGGTAGCCGCTTTGTAGGAAGCGGCCTTTCTTTTGATTTTGGTAATGTTGTACCAGTCAGAGTGTCCGTGTATAGCCGTGTACGTGTTTGCAAGAAAGACGGACACGAATCACGCACACGCAAGAAAAACTTACCACCTATGAAGAAAAACCGGGAAATTTTTGCACTGTACCCACCTCGGTCCCTCTCTACATCAGGAAGGCATGAGTTTTTCGGACGGCGACTAATCAATCGAAATAGTTAGCTATCCGTATCCACACCGAAACTTTTCCACCCCTTTCCCATCTTTCGGCACAACGGATGCACATAGGTGTCTGCAAGGCGATCGAGACACATTGCCACATACGGCAACGTCAAAAATAAATCCGGCGACAATCTCGATGATTTCACTGGACTACCTTCGACAATGACGGAGCCCTGCGTTGCTGCACCGTGCGATATCCTTTTCTGAGGAAAGCATTTGCTCATACAAAGAGAAAATACGGGCGACAGGCGCCCTTGCAAGCAGCGGCGAAGCGGCAAGGATCGACGCAAACACATTGATCCCCGCTATCGAAATCCTGCCTATCCTGAATTTTGTGACAGGAGAAGGGGTGAGAGGCGAAAACCCGTGTACGAAGACCACCGTCCTCTTATCAAAGAACATCCTGATAGAAAGTGGATTACCCTGGTCGGCATCGTGGCGGCTGTTTTCCTGATGTCCGTCTCCATTTTAACGAACGCAGGTGTAAGCACGAAATTGGCAAGCAAGAAGATAGGCAATGTCAGTAATGCCCAATTGTTCCCATACATACTCCCTCGATTGTTCTAGCTAGTTTCCATCCAGAAATGGCCCTTTTCTCCGCCTCCGGCGGATCAATCTGCGGGATCGCTTGTGCGGCGTACCAATGTACGCCTCCGCGCAATCCCTTGATTTCCTTGACCTTGCGAATCCGCCTCAGGCGGACTGAACTGGAGACTGACGCCAGTGCCCAGTGTCTCAAGATCCGTTTATGTTCAGGCACTGGCTACTGTTCATCTGACCAGAACCCCTCAGGTTATTGACAACTTGCCGGTAAATGTTATAAGTACTTGAAGCCTTAAGAAAAAGTCCCGAGAGTATAATGAATGGGGAAAAGGTAAACTTATGAAGGGAGACCAATCTTTTGAAAAACATATAGAAGCCCTAACGAAGATCAGCAAGGCGATCACGTCTGACCGGTATATTGAGGACATCCTCCGGCTTGTGGTCACCGTGACGGCCGAGACTATGCGCTCAAAGATATGCGCCCTCTGGCTCTTGGATAACAGCGATAACACCCTCAAACTGCGTGCCACCCAGAGTATAAGCGAAGATTATCTGACGGAGCGTTCTCTGAAAATGGGGGAAGGGATTGTGGGGCAGGTTGCTCGTTCTCGCCAGCCCAGGTCGGTTCTAAATGTGCTGGAAGAGTCCGACTACAAGGAAAAGGAGTTGGCCAGAAAAGAGGGACTGGTGTCAATGCTCAGTGTGCCCATGGTGGTAAAGGACAGGGTTATCGGCGTAATCAACTGCTACACATCATATACCCATGAGTTTACGGAAACTGAAAGAAATGTCTTGATCACCGTGGCCAATGAGGCGGCAGTTGCCATAGAGAATACCGAGTTGATAGTAAAAACCAAAGTGATTCAGGAGGAGCTGGAAACCAGAAAGCTGATCGAACGTGCCAAAGACATATTAATGACGCGCCGGGGTCTGAGCGGACCGGACGCCTACCGTTGGATTCAAAAACGGAGCATGGATACCCGCAAATCGATGAAAGAGATCTGCGAAGCGATTGTGTTGACAGAAGAGATATGAGATTACAAAACCCTTGACATGAGAGAGGTTTTCGCATAAAAATACACATTAGCTTGAGAGATACAACGGCGTATTTCTCAAACGACGACAGCGACGTCCAACCGTCCCATGGGGAGAGTTGGACTTTTTTTTGTCGAAAAAATAAATTGTAACCGTTCACGGGCTGCGTCTGTTGTCATTGCGAGGAGCGTAGCGACGAAGCAATCCTTGTAGATTAAGCAGGAGATTGCTTTGCTCGCAATGACTCCCCGGATATTGAACAATGATACAGCAGAGTTAGTGACTCCCTGAACGGCTACAATAAATTAAAGGAGGAACAGGCAATGTCATTTAGCAAACCGAATCGAAGTGCAGCAACCCTAACTACCACCAGATTAGACCCGGCTCCTGGTTCCGGAATCTGTGTGACCTGTGTGGATGGATGCGAAGGGCCGTGTGAAATCGGGCGCTCGGCGCTCAAGGGAAGAGAGGTCCTTTATCCTATCCCCTTTGGAAAAATCACAGCCGGCTCTGAAAAGGATTATCCTGCAGATTTTTCCCATTTCAATATTCAGGGCACGGCAGTCGGCGCCGTAGGGGTCGAGGCTGATCCGGACAAGGCCACGTTTCCAGCTGTGGATACCACTACTGCCCTTGGCGCTGACGGGAGCATCAAGCTAAATTTTCCGGTGTTCACAGGGGCCGTTGGATCTACTGACATTGCCCGGATCAACTGGACAGAGGCTGCTGTTGGCGCGGCCATATCCGGTGTAATCGTGGTAGCCGGAGAAAACATCTGCGGTATGGACCCACAGGCCGAATTCAGTAATGGGAAAATATCGAAATCCCCTGAAATGGAACGTAGGATCAAGGCGTTCAAGGATTGGTATGACGGCACAGGAGGCATTATCATCCAGGCTAACGTGGAAGACACTAAGCTGGGCGTACCCGAATATGTAATTGAAAAGCTGGGTATGGAAATCTTTGAACTGAAATGGGGCCAGGGCGCAAAGGACATTGGCGGCGAGGTCAAACTCTCCTCCATAAAGCGGGCCCTTCAACTCAAGGAGCGTGGCTACATAGTGCTTCCGGATCCCACGAATCCCGCTGTCCAGGAGGCCTTTAAGGCTGGTGGTATTTCGGAATTTGAGCGTCATTCCCGCCTCGGCATGGTTGATGAAGATGCCTTCCATAAAGAGGTAGAACGTCTCCGGAGCGTGGGCGCCAAATACGTCACGTTGAAAACCGGGGCCTATCGGCCGAGTGATCTCGCCCGGGCCATCAAGTATTCTTCTGATGCGAAGATCGATCTTCTAACCATAGATGGGGCCGGTGGAGGCACGGGGATGAGCCCGTGGCGTATGATGAACGAATGGGGCATCCCCACGGTCCAACTGGAGTGTTTGGCCTATCAGATGTGTGAAAAGCTTAAAGCAAAAGGGGCCTATATTCCGCCCATCGCTATTGCCGGCGGGCTTTCTCTGGAAGACCATATATTCAAGGCGATTGCCCTGGGAGCCCCTCACGTAAAGGCGATTTGCCTTGGAAGGGCCATGTTGACGGCAGCCATGGTGGGAAAGACGCATGGCCGATTGATGGCAGAAAAGATGGAAGACGAAGGCGAAGATCCAAGCGAAGGATACGTCAGGCTCTTTGCTGTAGGCGCCGAGCTCAAAAAACGATTCGGCAGTGATTTTGCTAAACTCCCTCCAGGGGCCATTGGCATGTATTCTTACATCGACAGAATGAAACAAGGGCTGCAGCAATTCATGGCAGGGGCCAGGAAGTTTGCCCTTCAGTACATTGATCGCAATGACCTTGTAGCCCTTACGAAAGAAGCGGCAGAAGTATCCGGCATCGACTATGTGATGGAAAGTGATGCCGTAGAGGTAGAAAAGATCTTGGGATACAACGGAGGGTATTAATATGTTAAATATCATCTGCAAACACAACTGCAAGTCCTGTTTTGCCGAGCCCGTCTGCGCTGTGCATGCGATCATAGATCAGCAAGGCTCCATATATGTAGATACCGACAAGTGTATTGGCTGCGGAAGCTGCCGTACGGCATGTGTGGTCTTTGGCTATGACCAGGCCCTGAAAGAAAAGACCGTGGAGTGGCTTAAGGGAGCAGCCTAGGAAGCTCCGCCTCAAAACGACGAGGCTTCGCGATACTGGATGCTGGATACTCGATTCTGGATGGATAAGAAAATGGCATTCCTTGCCCACCTTGGCGCTTCCTGCTGCACGCGGGCTATCAAGCTCGCGATCCACAGGTCTGGGCCAGGGTTTCATCCAGTATCCAGAGACCAGCATACAGTATCTGCTTATCTCTTGCACAAGAGTGTGTTACAAAAACCTGACTCCTTTTTGAAGTCCTTGGCTCATAAGGACCACTAGTGAGGTTATTTTATGTATGGTTGTACCGGTCGTTGCCTTCGGGTGAATCTGTCCAAAGGTAAACACTCGGTTGAAGAAATAGACCCTGAACTGCTAGGCAAGTTCGTGGGCGGCCGGGGCCTCGGTGTGAAGGTATTGTCGGACGAGGTGGACCCCAAAACTGACCCCCTTGGGCCGGAAAACAAGTTGATCTTTGTTTCCGGTCCGCTGGTGGGCACAGGCGCCGTTACAGGGGCTTCCTGTAATGCTGTAACAAAGAGCGCGCTATCCGGCGCCATTGCCTGCGCCAAGATGCGAGGTCACTTTGGGGCAGAACTCAAGTTCGCCGGGTTGGACATGATCATCATTGAAGGGAAGGCTGAATCCCCGGTGATCCTGTCCATCCTGGACAATAAAATCAACATCCGGCCAGCCCTTGAATCGTGGGGCCGCACTACATCGGAAACAGAAGTAGTGTTCAAAAAGAG
This portion of the Deltaproteobacteria bacterium genome encodes:
- a CDS encoding AAA family ATPase; amino-acid sequence: MNPKFLYLNSGHREALSALTCAIGERRGLITIVGDLGAGKTTLLKTMLGKLNEKTKVAYISNTTMTFEEILAMALVDLGIAEPDEGLSKVEASHRLNDFAIQQLARGGNVALMVDEAQNLDGSAMENLLLLSNQEYHRHKLIQVVLCGLPKLDDKLKQAEAPPVDDSVSVKRRITPLNEKETYEYIQHYLDVADYTAPSLFTRRAQRLVWQHSRGVPRNINTLCDNALLTAYALGERKIKARVVKKACGDLCWKSSFLSSCSQATFSLEESDPQLKRGISHARFAFAASLMLAVCVFFVIGLLVANYRLKVESADPLPGHPTIRVGSPSQSNGPHKSWALGQQVAHRQTSMVPLVAMARLSDEKIKHDKDAVRPHIYEHRRSAGVLLETKKGESSVNTEAAYGDKNESPDGNTWQVNFKKKADTTLKHSILSKEKPDEKATSAAACVPDLKKDAAKAGNVVIQVGSFRERATAERLVRLLEKKGYDVYLEIRTLKNLGLFHRVRLQGYASVAAARTEMPPLRKQGFNDAFISSL
- a CDS encoding GAF and ANTAR domain-containing protein, producing the protein MKGDQSFEKHIEALTKISKAITSDRYIEDILRLVVTVTAETMRSKICALWLLDNSDNTLKLRATQSISEDYLTERSLKMGEGIVGQVARSRQPRSVLNVLEESDYKEKELARKEGLVSMLSVPMVVKDRVIGVINCYTSYTHEFTETERNVLITVANEAAVAIENTELIVKTKVIQEELETRKLIERAKDILMTRRGLSGPDAYRWIQKRSMDTRKSMKEICEAIVLTEEI
- a CDS encoding FMN-binding glutamate synthase family protein — its product is MSFSKPNRSAATLTTTRLDPAPGSGICVTCVDGCEGPCEIGRSALKGREVLYPIPFGKITAGSEKDYPADFSHFNIQGTAVGAVGVEADPDKATFPAVDTTTALGADGSIKLNFPVFTGAVGSTDIARINWTEAAVGAAISGVIVVAGENICGMDPQAEFSNGKISKSPEMERRIKAFKDWYDGTGGIIIQANVEDTKLGVPEYVIEKLGMEIFELKWGQGAKDIGGEVKLSSIKRALQLKERGYIVLPDPTNPAVQEAFKAGGISEFERHSRLGMVDEDAFHKEVERLRSVGAKYVTLKTGAYRPSDLARAIKYSSDAKIDLLTIDGAGGGTGMSPWRMMNEWGIPTVQLECLAYQMCEKLKAKGAYIPPIAIAGGLSLEDHIFKAIALGAPHVKAICLGRAMLTAAMVGKTHGRLMAEKMEDEGEDPSEGYVRLFAVGAELKKRFGSDFAKLPPGAIGMYSYIDRMKQGLQQFMAGARKFALQYIDRNDLVALTKEAAEVSGIDYVMESDAVEVEKILGYNGGY
- a CDS encoding 4Fe-4S binding protein yields the protein MLNIICKHNCKSCFAEPVCAVHAIIDQQGSIYVDTDKCIGCGSCRTACVVFGYDQALKEKTVEWLKGAA